In one window of Nerophis ophidion isolate RoL-2023_Sa linkage group LG05, RoL_Noph_v1.0, whole genome shotgun sequence DNA:
- the chgb gene encoding secretogranin-1, producing MTSTTFRLLLLLLLVSGLTGNQAFPTGIDGQREDVVTRCLMEVLSKALSKPDAQLDEECKDILQAGVKNAPLDKKSIEATNEEEIKDHREEPEAKGTAIQALLKSVEPKRENLEDERSQESWSLEKRHQEGNGEHEEQREKRSDWRPGRYHQKKPKRDEEAEEELEEDGQHSQESWDLMKRSGDEEEERSKRIWKPRHRYHHKIKFHKRGDEASAKDDYEERSQESWGLDDERDKRNWRPGRFHQRRHKRDEELSEETREEPNEERSQESWDFDTDRYKRDWRPGRYHQRRHKRDEEPDEERSQESWDFDKRDWRAGQYRQRRQKRDEELSEDAREEPDEERSQESWDFDTDQYKRDWRPGRFHQRRHKRDEELSEEAREEPDEERSQESWDFDTDRYKRDWRPGRFHQRRNKRDEELSEDAREEPDEERSQESWDFNKRDWKPARYHQKKHKRDEELSDEKREESDGERSQEYWNVDQRPGDNEQDIEKRIWKPRHRYHHKIKYHKRGGGASEEEALRSDSEDSDEDRSRFLSYLHPAWFERDPEGHATSNKMDEVARLLSYKINQLTNQEGPKGVVQPRALTPHEEKALGNLAAMDAEFKKIAAKLHDNSK from the exons ATGACTTCGACTACTTTTCGtcttctgctgctgctgctgcttgtgAGCGGGCTGACAG GGAATCAAGCCTTTCCAACAGGGATTGATGGGCAGAGGGAGGATGTG GTGACAAGATGTTTGATGGAAGTTCTTTCCAAAGCTCTCTCCAAACCGGACGCTCAGCTGGATGAGGAATGCAAGGATATCCTGCAAGCAG GGGTTAAAAATGCTCCATTGGACAAGAAAAGCATTGAAGCCACCAATGAAGAAGAGATCAAAGATCACAGAGAGGAGCCTGAGGCAAAGGGCACAGCTATCCAAGCCCTCCTGAAGTCCGTGGAACCAAAAAGAGAGAACCTGGAGGACGAGCGCAGTCAGGAATCTTGGAGTCTAGAGAAGAGACACCAGGAAGGCAACGGAGAACATGAGGAGCAGCGGGAAAAAAGGAGCGACTGGAGGCCAGGAAGATATCACCAGAAGAAGCCCAAAAGAGATGAGGAGGCAGAAGAGGAGTTGGAGGAAGACGGGCAGCACAGCCAAGAGTCTTGGGATTTAATGAAACGGTCTGGCGATGAGGAAGAAGAGCGGTCCAAGCGCATCTGGAAGCCCAGGCATCGCTACCACCACAAGATTAAGTTCCACAAACGTGGCGACGAAGCTTCAGCTAAAGATGACTATGAAGAACGCAGCCAGGAATCGTGGGGTCTTGATGATGAGAGGGACAAGAGGAACTGGAGACCTGGAAGGTTCCACCAGAGGAGACACAAACGAGATGAGGAACTCTCAGAGGAAACCAGAGAGGAACCCAATGAGGAACGCAGCCAAGAATCCTGGGATTTTGACACCGATAGATACAAGAGAGACTGGAGACCTGGAAGGTACCACCAACGGAGACACAAACGGGATGAGGAACCTGATGAGGAACGAAGTCAAGAATCTTGGGATTTTGACAAGAGAGACTGGAGAGCTGGGCAGTACCGCCAGAGGAGACAAAAGCGAGATGAGGAACTCTCAGAGGATGCCAGAGAGGAACCCGATGAAGAACGCAGCCAAGAATCCTGGGATTTTGACACGGATCAATACAAGAGAGATTGGAGACCTGGGAGGTTCCATCAGAGAAGACACAAGCGGGATGAGGAGCTCTCAGAGGAAGCCAGAGAAGAACCTGATGAAGAACGCAGTCAGGAATCCTGGGATTTTGACACAGATCGATACAAGAGAGATTGGAGACCTGGGAGGTTCCACCAGAGAAGAAACAAGCGGGATGAGGAGCTCTCAGAGGACGCAAGAGAGGAACCCGATGAGGAACGCAGCCAGGAATCCTGGGATTTTAACAAGAGAGACTGGAAACCTGCGAGGTACCACCAGAAGAAGCACAAGCGTGACGAGGAACTTTCAGATGAGAAGAGGGAGGAGTCAGATGGAGAGCGGAGTCAAGAGTACTGGAATGTTGACCAGAGACCCGGAGACAACGAACAAGACATAGAGAAGAGAATATGGAAGCCCAGGCATCGGTACCACCACAAGATAAAATACCACAAGCGTGGAGGAGGGGCATCAGAGGAGGAGGCTCTGAGGAGTGATTCTGAAGATTCTGACGAAGACAGAAGCAGATTTCTGAG TTATCTTCACCCCGCCTGGTTTGAAAGGGATCCAGAAGGTCACGCCACATCAAATAAG ATGGACGAGGTGGCCAGGCTGCTGAGCTACAAGATCAACCAGCTGACCAACCAGGAGGGACCGAAGGGCGTCGTGCAACCAAGGGCACTCACCCCGCATGAG